The genomic stretch CCCATGTTGTCGAAGAACTTCGAGTACACCGGCCAACGATCGTACTGGTCGAAAATTTTCTTGCCGACAATGTCGGCGCCACGTTCGGCAATCGCGTCTTTGAGCAAGAACTTTTTGCCATCGTGCAAACAGAAACTGAGCCCCTCGTGCCAGACTCTCCCCTCGTTGGCGGCTTCGGTGGTGCTGCCGAACCATCGTTCGTCGATGCCACCACGATCGGCACCGAATCGGTAATAATCGCCGGGATGCAACTTGATGCGTCGTCCCGGATGAAGGAACGAACGGGGAACCCAAGTCGGCGTCAATCGCAGCAAGCCATCGCCGGCATTCATCGCCGAATCCAGCAGGGCACGAACGCTATCGCCTTGGATCAGGCCTTCATCGAGTTTGACGTTGCTCATCGTTGCCGTGACTTCTATCGGTTGGAGGTTAGGTGTAGGTATAGGAGTGAAATTTTTGCCGTTCGGTATCCGACAGCGGTCTCAGGTGTTTTATTAGGCGTCTGTTTTATTGGGCATCTGCGCACCGGGCAAGAAGTCGCATCAGCGAACCTTCCGGAACAAAGCCCACCAATTTTGATCAACAAGAATTCCTCTTTCCATCGATTTCTTTCACCATGGCCACACAATCCGTCAATCTTCGCAACCGCCGCGACCCCGCCGAAACCATTCAATGGAGCGACGATTCGCCGCTATCGATGGACGTCGAAACTCGCGCCGGCTCGATCTCGGTCCGTCATGGCCACTTCGCGGGCGGTGCTGCCGACCGAGTCGAGGTGATCGAAGTCGATACGGGCAGCGTCCGAGCCATGATCTTACCCGGTCGCGGTATGTCGATTTGGCGAATGGAGGCCAGTGGGATCGCGTTTAAGTGGAATTCACCCGTCGCCGGCCCGGTCCACCCGTCGCTGGTCCCCGTATTTGACCCCAACGGAATTGGGTGGCTCGAAGGTTTCGATGAACTGGTCGTCCGATGTGGGTTGGAAAGCAACGGCGCACCCGAACATGACTCCAGCGGCCGACTCGTCTATCCCCTGCACGGACGCATCGGAAACTTGCCCGCCACGTCGTTGGCGATCGAGTTTGATGAAGCATCGGGTCGACTGGAGGTTATCGGCGAAGTCTTGGAGTCGCGATTGTTCATCAAACGACTTCGCATGAAGAGTCGCATTCGTTTTCAAGCCGGCACCGCTGACGTCGAATTGCTGGACGACGTCACCAACGATCTGACCACACCGACAACGGTTCAACTGCTGTATCACATCAATATCGGTTCGCCCGTACTTGGCGAAGGAGCGACTTTCGAAGCGCCGCTGGATTCGCTTGCTCCCAAAGATTCATTGTCGGCCGGCGAAATGGACCGTTGGAACCAATTCGATGCGCCTGAGTCGGGTTATACCGAACGGGTGTACTTCGCCAAGTTGCGTGCCGACGATCATCATCATTCGAAGGTGATGTTGAAGTCTGCCGACGGTGCGACAGGCTTGGGGGTGACCGTTAACGTTCGCGGACTGCCCCGTTTCATTTTGTGGAAAAACACCGCCGCCGAAGGCGATGGCTACGTCGTCGGGATGGAGCCTGCCACCAATTACCCCAACACTCATTCGTTCGAACAGGCGCAGGGCCGAGTCGTCGAAATCCCTGGTGGTGAGACGGAATTGTTCCGCGTCAAACTGCATCCGCTGGTCGATGCGGAATCGGTTCGCGTGATGTCTGACAAAATCAAAGCGTTGCGAGGTGACGATCAGCCCGAGATCCACGCTCTGCCGCGACCGGGATGGTCGCCGGGTGCGTGAAAGCATCGGACCGAATCAACCATTGGTTCCGACTTTTTCTCTGCGCTAGGGCGTTACTTAACCGACATCCCGTCGATCTTGAAGATCGCGAAATGGCTCGCTCCCTTTGGCCCCACGCCACCGGGATATTTGTACTTTTCGGTATCGATCTTGAACTTGCCTTCGACAGTGACGGGACGCGTCACAAAATCGGTCGTCTTGCCCGGTTCCATTTCGATGATCACACAATCGAAAAGGGCTGCGCCGGGCCCAAAGCAGCACTC from Rubripirellula tenax encodes the following:
- a CDS encoding aldose 1-epimerase family protein, with the protein product MATQSVNLRNRRDPAETIQWSDDSPLSMDVETRAGSISVRHGHFAGGAADRVEVIEVDTGSVRAMILPGRGMSIWRMEASGIAFKWNSPVAGPVHPSLVPVFDPNGIGWLEGFDELVVRCGLESNGAPEHDSSGRLVYPLHGRIGNLPATSLAIEFDEASGRLEVIGEVLESRLFIKRLRMKSRIRFQAGTADVELLDDVTNDLTTPTTVQLLYHINIGSPVLGEGATFEAPLDSLAPKDSLSAGEMDRWNQFDAPESGYTERVYFAKLRADDHHHSKVMLKSADGATGLGVTVNVRGLPRFILWKNTAAEGDGYVVGMEPATNYPNTHSFEQAQGRVVEIPGGETELFRVKLHPLVDAESVRVMSDKIKALRGDDQPEIHALPRPGWSPGA